A genomic stretch from Lathyrus oleraceus cultivar Zhongwan6 chromosome 2, CAAS_Psat_ZW6_1.0, whole genome shotgun sequence includes:
- the LOC127122222 gene encoding uncharacterized protein LOC127122222, whose translation MVNRDQDADEVIHRFRQENMMETNLTTMIERIMAQNDLNTGLRRPNYTSPLSEYVLQTELPRGCKIPKFTKFSGDTSESTIEHIARYMTEAGDLANSENLRMKYFPSSLTKNSFTWFTTLPPNSIDTWPHLERLFHEQFYMGQTKISLTELASIKRKFTEPIDDYLNRFHLLKSRCFTVVPEHELVEMAVGGLDYSIRKKLDTQYLRDMAQLADMARQVERLKAEKARANKNYKKERVAYVEVEDEESEISNDPYGLEEFEVDLAKLKEAPPYACKLLTPSNGRNPVETEKNDRFSKKTYTFDVTKCDEIFDLLVKDDQMIVPPNTKIPPLEQRKKRGLCKYHNFLGHKTSQCFLFRDLIQNAIKDGRLKFADKGKNQMKVDADPLNIADTNYAEPVEINMIDMVEVETVNETGTEGYVLVGKQATDGLNNDVPFGISVEGEQVAVVEPKATKEEI comes from the coding sequence ATGGTTAATAGAGACCAGGATGCAGACGAAGTGATCCATAGGTTTAGGCAAGAAAACATGATGGAAACTAACTTAACTACTATGATAGAGAGAATCATGGCCCAGAATGATCTGAATACAGGACTTCGACGGCCAAATTATACCTCTCCTTTATCAGAATATGTCCTACAAACTGAATTACCAAGGGGTTGTAAAatccctaagttcaccaaattctcaggggacactagtgaaTCCACTATAGAACACATAGCCAGATACATGACTGAGGCAGGGGATTTGGCAAACAGTGAGAACCTAAGAATGAAATATTTCCCCAGTTCTTTAACGAAGAATTCCTTCACGTGGTTTACAACTTTGCCACCAAATTCTATAGATACTTGGCCTCATTTGGAGAGATTatttcatgaacaattctacatgggccAAACTAAGATAAGTCTTACGGAATTAGCCAGTATTAAAAGAAAATTCACTGAACCTATAGATGATTATCTGAATAGGTTCCATTTGTTGAAATCTAGATGCTTTACAGTAGTGCCTGAACATGAATTGGTCGAAATGGCCGTTGGAGGGCTAGACTATTCCATTAGGAAAAAGTTAGATACCCAGTATCTAAGAGATATGGCCCAATTAGCAGACATGGCTCGACAGGTCGAACGTTTAAAAGCTGAAAAGGCCAGAGCGAATAAGAATTATAAGAAAGAAAGGGTTGCTTATGTCGAAGTAGAAGATGAGGAGTCTGAAATCTCTAATGACCCTTATGGTCTCGAGGAGTTCGAAGTAGATTTGGCTAAATTAAAGGAAGCACCACCTTATGCTTGTAAATTACTTACACCTTCAAATGGCAGGAACCCTGTCGAAACAGAAAAGAATGATAGATTTTCTAAAAAGACGTACACATTTGATGTTACCAAATGTGATGAAATCTTCGATTTATTAGTAAAAGATGACCAAATGATAGTGCCTCCTAATACCAAAATTCCTCCGTTAGAACAACGGAAGAAAAGAGGCTTATGTAAATATCATAATTTTTTAGGCCATAAAACCTCACAAtgctttcttttcagggatcttattCAGAATGCAATTAAGGATGGCCGCCTCAAGTTCGCTGACAAGGGAAAAAACCAAATGAAGGTTGACGCTGACCCCCTCAACATTGCTGACACAAATTATGCTGAACCTGTCGAAATCAACATGATTGACATGGTGGAAGTGGAGACTGTGAATGAAACAGGAACTGAAGGCTATGTGCTAGTTGGAAAGCAGGCTACTGATGGCCTAAATAATGATGTTCCCTTTGGAATTTCTGTCGAAGGTGAACAGGTTGCTGTTGTCGAACCAAAAGCCACTAAGGAAGAAATTTGA
- the LOC127122221 gene encoding uncharacterized protein LOC127122221 has translation MFKKLEITILFSEALEQMPIYAKFMKYIISKKHSTDIDPIILTETCSAILQGMKIPMKKKDKGSVTIPCTIGDIKFKKALIDLGASVSLMPLSIYKKLGIGTVQDTRMTLQFVDRSVRRPYGIVEDVLAKIDKFVFLVDFVILEMPEDEETPLILGNPFLEAG, from the coding sequence atgttcaaaaagcttgaaaTAACCATCCTTTTTTCTGaggcattagaacaaatgccaatatatgccaagttcatgaaatATATCATCTCCAAAAAGCATTCCACTGATATAGACCCGATCATCCTGACTGAAACATGTAGTGCCATTCTTCAAGGTATGAAAATCCCaatgaaaaagaaagacaaggGATCGGTCACTATTCCATGCACTATTGGTGATAtaaaattcaagaaggctctaATTGACTTAGGGGCAAGTGTAAGCTTGATGCCTCTATCCATCTACAAGAAATTAGGCATTGGCACCGTTCAAGATACTCGGATGACACTTCAGTTTGTTGATCGCTCTGTTAGGCGACCCTATGGGATTGTGGAAGACGTTCTTGcaaaaattgacaagtttgtttTCCTAGTTGACTTCGTCATTCTGGAAATGCCCGAAGATGAGGAGACTCCTCTCATATTGGGCAACCCATTCTTGGAGGCAGGATGA
- the LOC127118459 gene encoding biogenesis of lysosome-related organelles complex 1 subunit 1, with protein sequence MEERDAKMDAVSKGLEASLHNLIQLHHHKSLILANQTEKSKKDAIRKAVRVSDLLVEAVNGGVQDSFIYQKRIELEIRALAVTITRFTKQTDQWLNATHSLNTAIKEIGDFENWMKIMEYDFKSISAAIQNIHQD encoded by the exons ATGGAAGAACGCGACGCTAAAATGGACGCAGTTTCAAAGGGATTGGAAGCTTCATTACACAATTTGATTCAACTTCACCATCACAAATCTCTCATACTTGCCAATCAAACCG AAAAATCGAAGAAAGATGCAATTAGGAAAGCCGTACGCGTTTCAGATCTGTTGGTGGAAGCTGTGAATGGCGGTGTTCAAGATTCTTTCATTTATCAAAAGAGGATTGAGCTTGAAATTCGTGCTCTTGCTGTCACTATTACTAGGTTTACCAAACAAACGGATCAGTGGCTTAATGCTACTCATTCTCTCAACACAGCTATCAAG GAAATTGGAGACTTCGAGAATTGGATGAAGATCATGGAATATGATTTTAAAAGTATCAGTGCAGCTATACAAAACATTCACCAAGACTGA